Proteins encoded by one window of Kribbella italica:
- a CDS encoding ATP-dependent DNA helicase produces MKPAGRAEGPSPAPVLDADQQSVVDHPGGPLLVLAGPGTGKTTTLVEAVVDRVANRGLSPDQVLVLTFGRKAATELRDRITGRLGKTTRVMPSMTFHSFCYALLRRFTPADAFDVPLRLPSGPEQSLRLSEVLGGSREVGVVHWPSSLHPALKTRGFTDEVQAVIGKARQLGLDPEDLSAIGQSASRPEWVAVGDFFEEYLQILDHEQVLDYSELIHRAVILAQQPQVQAKLREEFKVVFVDEYQDTDPGQTKLLQAIAGDGRDLVAVGDPDQSIYTFRGADVRGLLRFTEEFPTATGEPAAQIALATTRRFGTTLLRVSRNVVNRLGVPGTLDRDTFDRFRNPDASGCVFGPGKVEANLYSTSGAELEHIADLLRRAHVQDGVGWHEMAVLVRSGSISIPPLRRALAAAGIPVDVAGDELPLSREPAVRPMLLALRAVADPATLTVDVVRALALSPLGAMDAGQLRRLARVLRKRDREVAGGQRLPRSSDELLREAMLDPLLLDEQASPAEARFVALGERLLKARNIVNAGAAPDEVMWSLWSESPWLRRLRGQANSGGEVARSANRDLDSLCALFDAAGRAEEQIGFKGVSAFLNELENLDIAGDNRYDATYRETGVQLMTAHRSKGLQWRLVVVASVQEGQWPDLRRRGSLLEPDRLGPDGLVEPLSAGAILAEERRLFYVAITRARERLIVTAVQAPEADGDQPSRLLAELDIPLKLVAGRPRRPLSLPGLVADLRCVLADPASSPALKRVAADRLASLADAVDERGYSLVPAAEPERWWGVRERTRSEVPIAVEDEPVPLSGSALTTIVDCPLRWFLQRKAGGETPSTSAIGFGMVLHTLADAVATGTLPPDADELNGWLDKVWTQLEFESSWISDRERVEAEQALRRFVAWHQGRPDRRLVGSEVDFSVLLPDEEKPGVQVKGRMDRIEQDGDGKIRVIDLKTGRTVPTKPALERHVQLAIYQRAIASRQLKLLGEDAESGGAELVQLRHDDIGLPKVQGQAPLEPDDDGRTWLDDAVENAEAMVRSEEFTAKRNDGCTRCDVRGLCPIQPEGREIV; encoded by the coding sequence GTGAAGCCGGCAGGGCGAGCGGAAGGGCCTTCCCCTGCGCCGGTTCTGGACGCTGACCAGCAGTCGGTCGTCGATCACCCGGGTGGGCCGCTGCTCGTCCTGGCCGGGCCGGGCACGGGCAAGACGACGACGCTGGTCGAGGCTGTCGTCGATCGCGTCGCGAACCGCGGGCTGAGCCCCGACCAGGTGCTGGTGCTGACGTTCGGGCGCAAGGCCGCGACCGAGCTGCGGGACCGGATCACCGGGCGGCTGGGCAAGACGACGCGCGTGATGCCGTCGATGACGTTCCACTCGTTCTGCTACGCGTTGCTCCGGCGGTTCACCCCGGCCGACGCGTTCGACGTACCGCTGCGGCTGCCGTCGGGCCCGGAGCAGTCGCTGCGGTTGAGCGAGGTGCTCGGCGGGAGCCGCGAGGTCGGCGTGGTGCACTGGCCGTCGAGTTTGCACCCGGCGCTGAAGACGCGCGGCTTCACCGACGAGGTGCAGGCGGTGATCGGCAAGGCGCGCCAGCTCGGGCTCGACCCCGAGGACCTGTCCGCGATCGGCCAGTCGGCGAGCCGGCCGGAGTGGGTCGCGGTCGGCGACTTCTTCGAGGAGTACCTGCAGATCCTCGACCACGAGCAGGTGCTGGACTACTCCGAGCTGATCCACCGCGCGGTGATCCTGGCCCAGCAGCCGCAGGTCCAGGCCAAGCTGCGCGAGGAGTTCAAGGTCGTCTTCGTCGACGAGTACCAGGACACCGATCCCGGTCAGACCAAGCTGCTGCAGGCGATCGCCGGCGACGGCCGCGACCTGGTCGCGGTCGGCGACCCGGACCAGTCGATCTACACGTTCCGCGGCGCCGACGTCCGCGGGCTGCTCCGGTTCACCGAGGAGTTCCCGACGGCCACCGGTGAGCCCGCGGCCCAGATCGCGCTGGCGACGACGCGCAGATTCGGTACGACGCTGCTGCGCGTCTCGCGCAACGTGGTGAACCGGCTGGGGGTTCCGGGGACCTTGGACCGCGACACCTTCGACCGGTTCCGCAACCCGGATGCGAGCGGCTGTGTGTTCGGCCCGGGCAAGGTCGAGGCCAATCTGTACTCGACCAGCGGTGCCGAGCTGGAGCACATCGCGGACCTGCTGCGCCGGGCGCATGTGCAGGATGGCGTCGGCTGGCACGAGATGGCTGTGCTGGTCCGGTCCGGCAGCATCTCGATCCCGCCGCTGCGGCGCGCGCTGGCGGCCGCGGGGATTCCGGTCGACGTGGCCGGTGACGAGCTGCCGCTGTCGCGCGAGCCCGCCGTACGGCCGATGCTGCTGGCGCTGCGGGCCGTTGCGGATCCGGCGACGCTGACGGTCGACGTCGTGCGGGCCCTGGCGTTGTCGCCGTTGGGGGCGATGGACGCCGGGCAGCTGCGGCGGCTGGCGCGCGTCCTGCGGAAGCGGGACCGTGAGGTCGCGGGCGGTCAGCGGCTGCCGCGGTCGTCGGACGAGCTGCTGCGCGAGGCGATGCTCGACCCGTTGCTGCTGGACGAGCAGGCGTCCCCGGCCGAGGCGCGGTTCGTGGCGCTCGGCGAGAGGTTGCTCAAGGCAAGGAACATCGTGAACGCCGGCGCCGCGCCGGACGAGGTGATGTGGTCGCTGTGGTCGGAGTCGCCGTGGCTGCGCCGCCTGCGCGGCCAGGCGAACAGCGGCGGCGAGGTGGCCCGTTCGGCGAACCGGGACCTCGACTCGCTGTGTGCGCTGTTCGACGCGGCCGGGCGGGCCGAGGAGCAGATCGGGTTCAAGGGTGTCTCGGCGTTCCTGAACGAGCTGGAGAACCTGGACATCGCCGGCGACAACCGGTACGACGCGACGTACCGCGAAACCGGCGTACAGCTGATGACCGCGCACCGGTCGAAGGGGCTGCAGTGGCGGCTCGTCGTCGTCGCGAGCGTGCAGGAAGGGCAGTGGCCCGACCTGCGGCGGCGGGGATCTCTGCTGGAGCCGGACCGGCTCGGGCCGGACGGACTGGTCGAGCCGCTGTCCGCGGGCGCGATCCTGGCCGAGGAGAGACGGCTGTTCTACGTCGCGATCACGCGGGCGCGGGAGCGGCTGATCGTGACGGCGGTGCAGGCGCCGGAGGCCGACGGCGATCAGCCGTCGCGGTTGCTGGCCGAGCTGGACATTCCTTTGAAGCTGGTCGCGGGCCGGCCGCGGCGGCCGTTGTCGTTGCCGGGGCTGGTCGCGGATCTGCGCTGCGTGCTGGCGGATCCGGCGTCGTCGCCGGCGTTGAAGCGGGTCGCGGCGGATCGGCTGGCTTCTTTGGCTGATGCGGTGGACGAGCGGGGGTACTCGTTGGTCCCGGCGGCTGAGCCGGAGCGTTGGTGGGGGGTGCGCGAGCGCACTCGGTCGGAGGTGCCGATCGCGGTCGAGGACGAGCCGGTGCCGCTGTCCGGGAGTGCGCTGACGACGATCGTGGACTGCCCGCTGCGCTGGTTCCTGCAGCGGAAGGCCGGCGGCGAGACGCCGAGTACGTCGGCGATCGGGTTCGGCATGGTGCTGCACACGCTGGCCGACGCGGTCGCGACCGGGACGCTGCCGCCGGACGCCGACGAGCTGAACGGATGGCTCGACAAGGTGTGGACGCAGCTGGAGTTCGAGTCGTCGTGGATCTCGGACCGGGAGCGCGTCGAGGCCGAGCAGGCGCTGCGGCGGTTCGTCGCCTGGCACCAGGGACGGCCGGATCGGCGGTTGGTGGGTTCCGAGGTCGACTTCAGCGTGCTGCTGCCGGACGAGGAGAAGCCCGGCGTCCAGGTGAAGGGCCGGATGGACCGGATCGAGCAGGACGGCGACGGCAAGATCCGGGTCATCGACCTGAAGACCGGGCGCACGGTGCCGACCAAGCCGGCGCTGGAGCGGCACGTGCAGCTGGCGATCTACCAGCGCGCGATCGCTTCGCGGCAGTTGAAGCTGCTCGGTGAGGATGCTGAGAGTGGTGGTGCCGAGCTGGTGCAGCTGAGGCACGACGACATCGGGCTGCCGAAGGTCCAGGGCCAGGCGCCGCTGGAGCCCGACGACGACGGCCGGACTTGGCTGGACGACGCGGTGGAGAACGCGGAGGCGATGGTGCGCTCGGAGGAGTTCACGGCCAAGCGGAACGACGGGTGCACGCGGTGCGACGTACGGGGTTTGTGTCCGATCCAGCCTGAGGGGAGGGAGATCGTCTGA
- a CDS encoding BTAD domain-containing putative transcriptional regulator encodes MLEIRLLGPFEVLRDGVPVTLPGRQLVALTSLLALSANRPVPFEVLADRLWGERLPQSVKATLHTYATRLRKHLGEDALRTSPAGYSLTVAPAQVDALQLAAVLGEAGRESDPAGQRVLLTTAIDLWRDLPFAGSPSDWLATGEASRLTELYLSAVEQRLDLDLADGRYDGLPAVLQGLTARHPLRESLWQRRIAVLRSSGRPAEALECYEQIRSTVAAELGVDPSPALQQEFARLLEADSSGPSDGFEENAVPGVPRQLPADLRQFTGRANEQLQLMKLLGNAPADQPTIITLTGPGGAGKTGLAVHWAHQVRDRCPDGQLFADLRGFAADEPVPPAAVLHGFLQALGVPANGIPTDQAGRAALFRTVTADKRLLLLLDNARNAEQVSDLIPASGCLVLITSRNQLRSLAARLGAERITLEPLPPADAVSLLAAAVGAERVAAEPEAVQELTSICAGLPLALAVAAESARRTSGSPFADLVGALQEHTLDVLAVPDDDHSDLRRVLSWSYQALASDAARLFRLLGLHPATTIRTQAAAALADLDRRTTTRHLDRLVAANLLSVVRPGHYRLHDLLRVYAAELTLQHDSGDERRAALERALDWLLHSLQNAQVLLGSDASRSFLARSEHSLTFDRQRDAVQWVLAEQSSFVPWMLAAVEAGDDSHGWRIAWRLRRLLDVAYLRELAVETARIGVEAAERLGDPRPRYLAWNTLAGAHHWMGMAEESEQCVRRAIEIAREHGDVGAEVAFTGNLAALHWRAGRLDTALTEITGAIAAGAGRPRSPDEPLPFSAAALPFTLGGIHVSLGNHELARDPIATAIAFARADQDWHKEVLGLCNLAELHERQDDDTAADFYAGEALDRLQAYLDPSATVAALAVRTRVAARAGRVADARELGDRAFALLPADDRRLVELRAVLDEL; translated from the coding sequence GTGCTGGAGATCCGTCTGCTGGGGCCCTTCGAGGTCCTGCGGGACGGTGTGCCGGTGACGCTGCCCGGTCGGCAGCTGGTCGCGCTGACCAGCCTGCTCGCGCTGTCGGCGAACCGGCCGGTCCCGTTCGAGGTGCTGGCCGACCGCCTGTGGGGTGAGCGGCTGCCGCAGTCGGTCAAGGCAACGCTGCACACGTACGCGACCCGCCTCCGCAAGCACCTGGGCGAGGACGCACTCCGGACCAGCCCGGCCGGGTACTCGCTCACCGTGGCTCCGGCGCAGGTCGACGCGCTCCAGCTGGCCGCCGTACTGGGTGAAGCGGGCAGGGAGTCCGATCCGGCTGGCCAGCGCGTCCTGCTGACCACCGCGATCGACCTGTGGCGAGACCTCCCGTTCGCCGGCTCGCCGTCGGACTGGCTGGCGACCGGTGAGGCCTCCCGGCTCACCGAGCTCTACTTGTCCGCCGTCGAGCAGCGCCTCGACCTCGACCTCGCCGACGGCCGGTACGACGGCCTGCCCGCCGTACTGCAAGGCCTGACCGCGCGGCACCCGCTCCGCGAGTCGCTGTGGCAACGGCGGATCGCCGTACTGCGCTCGAGCGGCCGGCCTGCCGAGGCACTCGAGTGCTACGAGCAGATCCGGAGCACGGTCGCGGCGGAGCTGGGTGTCGACCCGTCGCCCGCGCTGCAGCAGGAGTTCGCCCGTCTGCTGGAGGCCGACTCGTCCGGTCCCTCCGACGGCTTCGAGGAGAACGCCGTCCCGGGTGTGCCGCGTCAGCTGCCGGCTGACCTGCGGCAGTTCACCGGCCGGGCGAACGAGCAGCTGCAACTCATGAAGCTGCTGGGCAACGCACCTGCCGACCAGCCGACGATCATCACCCTCACGGGTCCGGGCGGAGCAGGCAAGACCGGTCTGGCCGTCCACTGGGCTCACCAGGTCCGGGACCGCTGTCCCGATGGCCAACTCTTCGCCGACCTCCGGGGCTTCGCTGCCGACGAGCCGGTGCCCCCAGCGGCTGTCCTGCACGGGTTCCTCCAGGCGCTCGGCGTACCGGCGAACGGTATCCCCACCGACCAGGCAGGACGTGCGGCCTTGTTCCGTACGGTGACTGCCGACAAGCGTCTGCTCCTGCTGCTCGACAACGCCCGCAACGCCGAGCAGGTCAGTGATCTGATCCCGGCGTCCGGCTGCCTCGTCCTGATCACCAGTCGCAACCAGTTGCGGTCCCTGGCGGCCCGGCTGGGCGCGGAGCGGATCACGCTCGAGCCCCTGCCGCCGGCCGATGCGGTCAGTCTGCTCGCTGCGGCAGTGGGCGCCGAACGGGTGGCCGCGGAGCCCGAGGCGGTGCAGGAGCTCACCTCCATCTGCGCGGGCCTTCCGCTTGCTCTCGCGGTCGCGGCCGAGTCGGCCCGCCGAACGAGCGGAAGTCCCTTCGCCGACCTGGTCGGCGCGCTGCAGGAGCACACGCTCGACGTACTGGCCGTTCCCGACGACGACCACTCGGACCTCCGCCGAGTCCTGTCCTGGTCGTACCAGGCACTGGCCTCTGACGCCGCCCGTCTGTTCCGCCTGCTCGGGCTGCACCCGGCCACCACCATCCGTACGCAGGCAGCCGCCGCACTCGCCGACCTGGACCGGCGAACCACCACGCGTCACCTGGACCGCTTGGTCGCCGCCAACCTGCTGAGCGTGGTCCGGCCTGGGCACTACCGGCTGCACGACCTCCTGCGGGTCTACGCGGCGGAGCTGACACTTCAGCACGACTCCGGCGACGAGCGCAGGGCCGCACTGGAGCGGGCACTGGACTGGCTGCTGCACTCGCTGCAGAACGCCCAAGTCCTGCTCGGGTCTGATGCGAGCCGCTCGTTCCTCGCCCGGTCCGAGCACTCGCTCACGTTCGACCGGCAGCGCGATGCCGTGCAGTGGGTCCTGGCCGAGCAGTCCTCGTTCGTGCCCTGGATGCTGGCAGCGGTGGAGGCCGGGGACGACTCCCACGGCTGGCGGATCGCCTGGCGGTTGCGTCGGCTGCTCGACGTCGCCTACCTGCGCGAGCTGGCGGTGGAGACCGCTCGGATCGGTGTGGAGGCGGCCGAACGGCTGGGCGACCCGCGGCCGCGCTACCTGGCGTGGAACACCCTTGCCGGTGCGCACCACTGGATGGGGATGGCCGAGGAGTCCGAGCAGTGCGTACGCCGGGCGATAGAGATCGCCCGGGAGCATGGCGATGTGGGGGCCGAGGTGGCCTTCACCGGGAACCTCGCGGCGTTGCACTGGCGCGCGGGGCGGCTGGACACCGCGCTGACCGAGATCACCGGTGCGATCGCTGCCGGAGCAGGCCGGCCACGCTCACCGGACGAGCCCTTGCCGTTCAGCGCCGCCGCGCTGCCCTTCACCCTCGGTGGGATCCACGTGTCACTGGGAAACCACGAGCTCGCCCGGGACCCGATCGCGACGGCGATCGCCTTCGCCCGTGCGGATCAGGACTGGCACAAGGAAGTCCTCGGACTGTGCAATCTCGCGGAACTCCACGAGCGTCAGGACGACGACACGGCCGCGGACTTCTACGCGGGAGAGGCTCTGGACCGTCTCCAGGCCTACCTCGATCCGTCCGCGACAGTGGCGGCCCTTGCCGTCCGTACGAGGGTCGCCGCCCGCGCCGGGCGCGTGGCCGATGCCCGGGAGCTCGGCGACCGGGCCTTCGCGCTGCTGCCGGCCGACGACCGCCGGCTGGTCGAGCTGCGCGCCGTGCTCGACGAACTGTGA
- a CDS encoding MGMT family protein encodes MDREEYVEAVLQAVESIPPGSVATYGDIAQYVGQGGPRQVGAIMREYGGGVPWWRVIRASGVPADEVVDHQIELLRGDGVRVTNGKVDLRQVRWDPED; translated from the coding sequence GTGGATCGCGAGGAGTACGTCGAGGCGGTGCTGCAAGCGGTCGAGTCGATCCCGCCCGGCAGCGTGGCGACGTACGGCGACATCGCCCAGTACGTCGGCCAGGGCGGTCCCCGGCAGGTCGGCGCGATCATGCGCGAGTACGGCGGCGGCGTGCCGTGGTGGCGGGTCATCCGGGCCAGCGGCGTACCGGCCGACGAGGTCGTCGACCATCAGATCGAGTTGCTGCGTGGCGACGGCGTCCGCGTCACCAACGGCAAGGTCGACCTGCGGCAGGTCCGCTGGGACCCGGAGGACTAG
- a CDS encoding TIGR03560 family F420-dependent LLM class oxidoreductase — protein sequence MRFAIKTRPEHTTWQQMRDVWVAADQFEIFESAWHWDHFYPLTGDMAGPNLEGWTTLAALAQATSRIRVGCQVTGMIYRHPAVLANMAATTDIISGGRLELGVGAGWNEMETAAYGIDLPPLKERFDRFDEGVEAMVALLTEKVANYDGRYVKLTDAYCEPKAVQTPHPPITIGGKGPKRTLRAVARWAQQWNVIVAGPEEWTPLKQVLVDHCDKLGRDVGEITCSVNVRIDPDKPLDDAVALAAAYGEAGVDLVVMNLPVDSSPSVLEPLAKALAPLA from the coding sequence ATGCGGTTTGCGATCAAGACCCGGCCCGAACACACCACGTGGCAGCAGATGCGGGACGTGTGGGTGGCCGCGGACCAGTTCGAGATCTTCGAGTCGGCCTGGCACTGGGACCACTTCTACCCGCTGACCGGGGACATGGCCGGCCCGAACCTGGAGGGCTGGACGACGCTGGCCGCGCTGGCCCAGGCGACCAGCCGGATCCGCGTCGGCTGCCAGGTCACCGGCATGATCTACCGGCACCCGGCCGTCCTGGCGAACATGGCCGCGACCACCGACATCATCTCCGGCGGCCGCCTCGAGCTCGGCGTCGGCGCGGGCTGGAACGAGATGGAGACCGCGGCGTACGGGATCGACCTGCCGCCGTTGAAGGAGCGCTTCGACCGGTTCGACGAGGGCGTCGAGGCGATGGTCGCGCTGCTCACCGAGAAGGTCGCGAACTACGACGGCCGGTACGTGAAACTCACCGACGCGTACTGCGAGCCGAAGGCCGTCCAGACCCCGCACCCGCCGATCACCATCGGAGGCAAGGGCCCGAAGCGGACGCTGCGCGCGGTCGCGCGCTGGGCCCAGCAGTGGAACGTGATCGTGGCGGGCCCGGAGGAGTGGACGCCGCTCAAGCAGGTGCTCGTCGACCACTGCGACAAGCTCGGCCGCGACGTCGGCGAGATCACCTGCTCGGTCAACGTCCGGATCGACCCGGACAAACCGCTCGACGACGCCGTCGCCCTCGCCGCGGCGTACGGCGAGGCCGGTGTCGACCTGGTCGTGATGAACCTCCCGGTCGACTCCTCCCCGTCGGTCCTCGAGCCGCTCGCGAAGGCGCTGGCACCACTGGCCTGA
- a CDS encoding SDR family oxidoreductase translates to MTASLKDRSVLVVGRGGGIARAVVEAARDAGALVTAAGRDQEALKAAYDGQPAIGTEQVDLTDEASIAALAERLGTVDHVVSTASARARGKLADLDRDALRLSFDTKVIGPLMLAKHLAPRMSPGGSITLFSGVAAAKIAVGTLGVAITNGSVEVLARSLALELGPLRVNAVSPGVIDTGAWDAFGEQGKADYFADLTSRNPVRRIGTIDDIAAAVLFAMTSTFLTGTTLHVDGGEPLI, encoded by the coding sequence GTGACCGCATCGTTGAAGGACAGGTCCGTGCTCGTGGTCGGCCGGGGCGGCGGCATCGCGCGCGCCGTCGTGGAGGCCGCCCGGGACGCCGGCGCGCTGGTCACGGCCGCCGGCCGCGACCAGGAGGCGCTGAAAGCGGCGTACGACGGGCAGCCGGCGATCGGCACCGAGCAGGTCGACCTGACCGACGAGGCGTCGATCGCCGCGCTCGCCGAACGGCTCGGGACGGTCGACCACGTGGTCTCGACGGCCTCGGCCCGGGCCCGCGGGAAGCTGGCGGACCTCGACCGCGACGCGCTCCGGCTGTCGTTCGACACCAAGGTGATCGGCCCGCTGATGCTCGCCAAGCACCTGGCGCCGCGGATGAGCCCGGGCGGGTCGATCACGCTGTTCTCCGGCGTCGCCGCGGCCAAGATCGCGGTCGGGACGCTCGGCGTCGCGATCACCAACGGTTCGGTCGAGGTGCTGGCCCGTTCGCTCGCGCTGGAGCTCGGCCCGCTCCGCGTCAACGCCGTCTCGCCGGGCGTGATCGACACCGGGGCGTGGGACGCGTTCGGCGAGCAGGGCAAGGCGGACTACTTCGCCGACCTCACCAGCCGCAACCCGGTCCGGCGGATCGGCACGATCGACGACATCGCGGCCGCGGTCCTGTTCGCGATGACCAGTACGTTCCTGACCGGAACGACGCTGCACGTCGACGGCGGTGAACCGCTGATCTGA
- the atpE gene encoding ATP synthase F0 subunit C, with amino-acid sequence MFALEVTGNIAVLGYGLAAIGSAIGVGMMFSAVINGTARQPEARETLQSIAWIGFGVVEVLAVIGIALAFVFRV; translated from the coding sequence ATGTTCGCGCTCGAAGTCACCGGCAACATCGCCGTGCTCGGCTACGGCCTGGCCGCGATCGGCTCCGCGATCGGGGTCGGGATGATGTTCTCCGCCGTGATCAACGGCACCGCCCGCCAGCCCGAGGCCCGCGAGACCCTCCAGTCGATCGCCTGGATCGGCTTCGGCGTCGTCGAGGTCCTGGCCGTCATCGGCATCGCCCTGGCCTTCGTCTTCCGGGTCTGA